The following are encoded together in the Halopiger aswanensis genome:
- a CDS encoding molybdopterin-dependent oxidoreductase codes for MSAGEDPVTIDLDRRSFVKASALAGGVFLGGGAAGHALGGTQEEQGDDGVPEGQETSKVICNYCAVGCGFKAVKDGNSFVAQEPWFENPINNGSLCSKGAGILETEHSPKRLKHPMRKEDGEWRRVTWDEAYQEIADTWEQTIEEYSRESVMFLGSAHHSNEAAYASRKFAAFMGTNNIDHQARICHSPTVTGLANTWGFGAMTNTINDYRNFDLLIILGQNPAESHPIAMQHILEGQARGGTIVSIDPRYTKTSAHADYFYRLRPGTDVALVFGLLNYVNEQGELDDEFLEGRVMGWPDAEAELDEYDLETVSDITWIDQGDLEEIGDLIIENKPQIQVEWAMGGTQHNNGTQNIRSYALFSLATGSAARSGGGLQVMRGHANVQGATDLGVDASILPGYYGVDAPGSWEHWADVWDTSPWTSGSTSFEDLYDRFERMPDEMWSGLEVPTAVEEGEAESEDEGEEGSDEEDGGGDGEDGGDEDGEEQGLQEDAPIEDADPQSMMFQRGLTVARWYEAALPQEERLLESSLYQPEPLNMAFFWGHSANSISEMDRMKQAMENLDLLVVVDVFPAVAGTLPDDADVLLLPASSQYEHVRSVTNSHRSVQWSEAVATPAHNSKPDLQIMQELAQYMGFGEHFDWGNGPEVHNGRSSYEDALREINLGVRSIGYQQSPEKLQQHQEYDWAFNADDLRAQNTGTPVDGDYWSLPWPYWGDDHPGSPIIWTKEADPREGGHDFRENWGTQAPTPEEWEEMNVDNDYPLQETYDEHGEDGLDLIADSFEAPWWDDQEVQGVPSYPGYATILPDDPTNPSSQTTPVEMALDEDESVYDAAQEIADEYGDEVDVDPAEYEEYDNAQPDPPTGRGKARAVVWNFLDPVPVHREPVESPRPDLVEEWPANGEQQNFWRLDQNNASVQQQATEAVHTELGSDAESGRTVILTSGRQVEHQGGGAETRNNEYTADRQPHMYAEISPALAEELDVVGGDDHVIVESADKGAILVKAKVTNRVNDEEIFLPYHWGGVFHGEDRTPNWPEGTEPLAIGESANIITPSGFDAETQMQETKSGVVHVQKATQSVVNDYDMEFIDYPQDEHGLGTQKQYDVREWDMYDGGEQL; via the coding sequence ATGAGCGCCGGGGAAGACCCGGTCACGATCGACCTCGACCGGCGCTCGTTCGTGAAAGCCAGCGCGCTCGCGGGCGGGGTCTTCCTCGGCGGCGGGGCCGCCGGCCACGCGCTCGGCGGCACGCAGGAGGAGCAGGGCGACGACGGCGTCCCCGAGGGCCAGGAGACGTCGAAGGTGATCTGTAACTACTGCGCCGTCGGCTGCGGCTTCAAGGCGGTCAAGGACGGCAACTCCTTCGTCGCCCAGGAGCCGTGGTTCGAGAACCCGATCAACAACGGCTCGCTCTGTTCGAAGGGCGCGGGCATCCTCGAGACGGAACACTCGCCCAAGCGCCTGAAACATCCCATGCGCAAGGAAGACGGCGAGTGGCGCCGCGTCACCTGGGACGAAGCCTACCAGGAGATCGCCGACACGTGGGAGCAGACGATCGAGGAGTACAGCCGGGAGAGCGTCATGTTCCTGGGCAGCGCCCACCACTCCAACGAGGCGGCCTACGCCAGCCGCAAGTTCGCGGCGTTCATGGGGACGAACAACATCGACCATCAGGCGCGGATCTGCCACTCCCCGACGGTCACCGGCCTCGCGAACACGTGGGGCTTCGGCGCGATGACCAACACGATCAACGACTACCGCAACTTCGACCTGCTCATCATTTTGGGGCAGAACCCCGCCGAGTCCCACCCGATCGCGATGCAACACATCCTCGAGGGCCAGGCCCGGGGCGGGACGATCGTCTCGATCGACCCGCGTTACACGAAGACGTCGGCCCACGCCGACTACTTCTACCGGCTGCGCCCGGGGACGGACGTCGCGCTGGTGTTCGGCCTGCTCAACTACGTCAACGAGCAGGGCGAACTCGACGACGAGTTCCTCGAGGGCCGCGTGATGGGCTGGCCCGACGCCGAAGCCGAACTCGACGAGTACGACCTCGAGACGGTGTCGGACATCACCTGGATCGATCAGGGCGATCTCGAGGAGATCGGCGACCTGATCATCGAGAACAAGCCCCAGATTCAGGTCGAGTGGGCGATGGGCGGGACCCAGCACAACAACGGGACCCAGAACATCCGTTCCTACGCCCTGTTCAGCCTCGCGACCGGGAGCGCCGCCCGTTCGGGCGGCGGCCTCCAGGTCATGCGCGGGCACGCGAACGTCCAGGGTGCGACCGACCTCGGCGTCGACGCGAGCATCCTGCCGGGCTACTACGGCGTCGACGCGCCGGGCTCGTGGGAGCACTGGGCGGACGTTTGGGATACGAGCCCCTGGACCAGCGGGAGCACGTCCTTCGAGGACCTGTACGACAGGTTCGAGCGGATGCCCGACGAGATGTGGTCGGGCCTCGAGGTGCCGACCGCAGTCGAGGAGGGCGAAGCCGAGTCGGAAGACGAGGGCGAAGAGGGAAGCGACGAGGAAGACGGCGGTGGCGACGGCGAGGACGGCGGCGACGAGGACGGCGAAGAACAGGGGCTCCAGGAAGACGCCCCGATCGAGGACGCGGATCCCCAGTCGATGATGTTCCAGCGGGGGCTGACCGTCGCCCGCTGGTACGAGGCCGCCCTCCCCCAAGAGGAGCGGCTGCTCGAGTCGAGCCTCTACCAGCCGGAGCCGTTGAACATGGCCTTCTTCTGGGGCCACTCGGCCAACTCCATCAGCGAGATGGACCGGATGAAGCAGGCCATGGAGAACCTCGACCTGCTTGTCGTCGTCGACGTCTTCCCCGCCGTCGCCGGGACGCTGCCGGACGACGCGGACGTCCTCCTGCTGCCGGCCTCGAGCCAGTACGAGCACGTCCGATCGGTCACCAATTCGCACCGATCGGTCCAGTGGAGCGAAGCCGTCGCGACGCCGGCCCACAACTCCAAGCCGGACCTCCAGATCATGCAGGAACTGGCCCAGTACATGGGCTTCGGCGAGCACTTCGACTGGGGGAACGGGCCGGAGGTCCACAACGGGCGCAGTTCCTACGAGGACGCGCTCCGGGAGATCAACCTCGGCGTGCGCTCGATCGGCTACCAGCAGTCGCCCGAGAAGCTCCAGCAGCACCAGGAGTACGACTGGGCGTTCAACGCCGACGATCTGCGCGCGCAGAACACCGGTACGCCCGTCGACGGCGACTACTGGTCGCTGCCCTGGCCCTACTGGGGCGACGACCACCCCGGCTCGCCGATCATCTGGACGAAGGAGGCCGACCCCCGCGAGGGCGGGCACGACTTCCGCGAGAACTGGGGGACGCAGGCGCCGACGCCCGAGGAGTGGGAGGAGATGAACGTCGACAACGACTACCCGCTCCAGGAAACCTACGACGAGCACGGCGAGGACGGCCTCGATCTGATCGCCGACTCCTTCGAGGCGCCGTGGTGGGACGACCAGGAGGTACAGGGCGTTCCCTCCTATCCCGGCTACGCGACGATCCTGCCCGACGATCCGACGAACCCCTCGAGCCAGACCACGCCGGTCGAGATGGCCTTAGACGAGGACGAGTCGGTCTACGACGCGGCTCAGGAGATCGCCGACGAGTACGGCGACGAGGTCGACGTCGATCCGGCGGAGTACGAGGAGTACGACAACGCCCAGCCCGATCCGCCGACCGGCCGCGGGAAGGCCCGGGCGGTCGTCTGGAACTTCCTCGATCCGGTGCCGGTCCACCGCGAACCGGTCGAGAGTCCGCGACCGGACCTCGTCGAGGAGTGGCCGGCCAACGGCGAACAGCAGAACTTCTGGCGGCTCGATCAGAACAACGCCAGCGTCCAGCAGCAAGCGACCGAAGCCGTCCACACGGAGCTGGGCAGCGACGCCGAGAGCGGCCGGACCGTAATTCTCACTTCGGGTCGCCAGGTCGAGCACCAGGGCGGCGGCGCGGAGACCCGGAACAACGAGTACACCGCCGATCGCCAGCCCCACATGTACGCGGAGATCAGCCCCGCGCTCGCCGAGGAGCTCGACGTCGTCGGCGGCGACGATCACGTCATCGTGGAATCGGCCGACAAGGGCGCGATCCTCGTGAAGGCGAAGGTGACCAACCGCGTCAACGACGAGGAGATCTTCCTGCCCTACCACTGGGGCGGCGTCTTCCACGGCGAGGACCGGACGCCGAACTGGCCCGAGGGCACCGAACCGCTCGCGATCGGCGAGAGCGCGAACATCATCACGCCGAGCGGGTTCGACGCCGAGACCCAGATGCAGGAGACCAAATCCGGCGTCGTCCACGTCCAGAAGGCCACCCAGTCGGTGGTCAACGACTACGACATGGAGTTCATCGACTATCCGCAGGACGAGCACGGGCTCGGCACGCAGAAGCAGTACGACGTCCGCGAGTGGGACATGTACGACGGAGGTGAGCAACTGTGA